Proteins from one Triticum aestivum cultivar Chinese Spring chromosome 7A, IWGSC CS RefSeq v2.1, whole genome shotgun sequence genomic window:
- the LOC123151814 gene encoding uncharacterized aarF domain-containing protein kinase At5g05200, chloroplastic: MAATAAARGTASRSPLLIHHHRLPQVPAGGGGSLRVGALGAGRDWRRRVRVFARYSSQPQDFSSRLQDRAGELPKLVEDLLQTSISTGPRGAFRMAQGIQALLGVGGEWLNDFSKTANTSEGIPAQMRLGLLSPLYLRRLFERMGATYIKLGQFIASAPTFFPAEYVEEFQNCFDRAPPVPYSEIESILREELQRPLDSVYEYIDPVPIASASIAQVHGARLKSSQKDVVIKVLKPGIEDTLVADLNFIYLVARVLEFLSPELERTSLVAIIKDIKESMLEEVDFRKEAVNMEAFQRYIEAMGFDRQAKSPFVYQHCSTKRVLTMERLYGVPLTDLDSIRSLVPDPELTLVTALNVWFGSLISCESFHADVHAGNLWLLRDGRVGFIDFGIVGRISPRTWAAMEIFLASFATEDYNAMASALSEMGATGNDIDVDSFAKDLQKIFSSLQELDTEIIVAAARSSDATAVSANVVVDERQMNALFLDLVRVSESYGLRFPREFALLMKQLLYFDRYTRLLAPSMNMLRDERINITSNKQTRRMN, encoded by the exons ATGGCAGCGACGGCGGCCGCTAGGGGCACCGCTTCTCGCTCCCCTCTCCTCATCCACCACCACCGACTCCCTCAG GTTCCAGCCGGTGGGGGAGGTTCGTTGAGGGTGGGCGCGCTCGGGGCCGGACGGGATTGGAGACGACGGGTCCGGGTTTTCGCGCGCTATTCCTCCCAGCCACAAGACTTCTCCAGTCGGCTCCAAG ATAGAGCTGGTGAATTGCCGAAATTAGTCGAGGATCTTCTCCAGACGTCGATTAGCACAGGGCCTCGAGGTGCCTTTAGGATGGCACAAGGGATCCAAGCTCTCCTTGGGGTTGGTGGGGAGTGGCTAAACGACTTCTCGAAG ACAGCTAACACATCAGAAGGAATTCCAGCTCAGATGCGGCTTGGTTTGCTTTCTCCTCTTTACCTCAGAAGGCTTTTTGAACGCATGGGTGCAACTTATATCAAGCTAGGTCAG TTCATAGCGTCTGCACCGACTTTCTTTCCTGCAGAATATGTTGAAGAATTCCAGAATTGTTTTGACCGAGCACCACCTGTTCCTTATAGCGAGATCGAGTCGATATTGCGTGAGGAGTTGCAGCGGCCATTGGATAGTGTCTATGAGTACATTGATCCCGTGCCAATAGCATCTGCTTCAATAGCACAG GTTCATGGGGCTAGGTTGAAGAGCTCTCAGAAGGATGTGGTGATTAAAGTCCTGAAACCTGGAATTGAAGATACTTTGGTTGCCGATCTGAATTTTATCTATCTTGTTGCACGTGTTTTGGAGTTTCTAAGCCCTGAATTAGAGAGGACATCACTG GTAGCTATCATCAAGGACATAAAGGAATCAATGCTTGAGGAAGTTGATTTTAGAAAGGAGGCTGTAAATATGGAGGCTTTCCAGAGATACATCGAAGCAATGGGATTTGATAGGCAGGCCAAATCTCCATTTGTGTATCAGCACTGCAGCACAAAGCGTGTCTTAACTATGGAAAGATTGTATGGCGTTCCACTCACCGATCTTGATTCTATAAGGTCTCTTGTTCCTGATCCTGAGTTGACTTTAGTCACTGCCCTCAATGTCTG GTTTGGAAGCTTGATCTCATGTGAATCCTTCCATGCGGATGTGCATGCAGGAAACCTATGGTTACTTCGTGATGGGCGTGTTGGGTTTATTGATTTTG GAATTGTTGGTCGAATATCCCCAAGGACTTGGGCtgctatggagatttttttggCTTCTTTCGCAACTGAGGATTACAATGCTATGGCATCGGCCCTTTCCGAAATGGGTGCTACAGGGAATGATATAGATGTTGACTCCTTTGCAAAGGACTTGCAAAAGATATTCTCGTCGCTACAG GAGTTGGATACTGAAATTATAGTGGCAGCTGCAAGAAGTTCTGATGCTACAGCTGTATCTGCTAATGTTGTTGTAGACGAGAGGCAGATGAATGCACTGTTTCTTGATCTG GTAAGGGTTAGCGAGTCATATGGGCTGAGATTTCCTAGGGAATTCGCTCTTCTCATGAAGCAGCTTCTTTATTTTGATCGGTACACGAGGCTGCTGGCTCCCAGCATGAACATGCTGCGAGATGAGAGGATTAACATTACTTCCAACAAGCAGACCAGAAGAATGAATTGA